In Centropristis striata isolate RG_2023a ecotype Rhode Island chromosome 5, C.striata_1.0, whole genome shotgun sequence, a single genomic region encodes these proteins:
- the LOC131971150 gene encoding uncharacterized protein LOC131971150, with translation MASAVYSEDLTCPICLTIFTDPVTLLCGHSFCRGCITDVLSSQHQCPQCRTSVATEGTCLPTSYILKNLAEKAKEAVKTKKERGHEKEAAELCPEHDEKLKLFCVTDQLLACIICRDGERHEGHKFKPIKEAAASLRQELQEGVQSCAGDVLATESLANTQREEIRQTKEKSQQLMTQIHRQFEEMHQFLRKREDEIKNELKNKEEDAVEKMNESLKALETALSQSRELEVKLTSVLKIEDSEKFLKSWTEASSLMTSQQLLRPKANDLQVVKTSLSLGPYESHLQFFVWKEMLQVVQPRAELVSLKSNSTDITVSGDGRSVFCTPRSNQDTSGDSYGFTSARGTSPHPAEAPAFASAAGFSKQAASRFGSRGRLVTPLATGFNFGGFGGFSQTMTAPSSIEGLLINTNPEFTSRQHYWEIEVGQRDYWELGIKDNFLKYDGQKYATCDLNFNTELSFEDRPRKIGIYLNCSAKKLSFYNADNMTHIHTMSSIVMAKSLSAYVKIRSAAAADANPLTVCWYYLRCMGLVKSRLAKRETMASALYSEDLTCPICLTIFTDPVTLPCGHSFCRGCITDVLSSQHQCPQCRTAVATEGTCLPTSYILKNLAERAKEAEKTNKERGHEKEIPGLQNKQIKNDATSYEEAAELCTEHDEKLKLFCVTDQLLACIICRDGERHEGHKFKPIKEAAASLRQELQEGVQSCAGDVLATESLANTQREEITKTKEKSQQLMTQIHRQFEEMHQLLRKREDEIKNELKNKEEDAVEKMNESLKALETALSQSRELEVKLTSVLKIEGSEKFLKSWTEANSLMTSQQLLRPKANDLQVVKTSLSLGPYESHLQFFVWKEMLQVVQPRAELVSLKSNSTDITVSGDGRSVFNTPRSKQATSGSLFGSVSGDGRSVFNTPRSNQATSGSLFGSVSGDGRSVFNTPRSNQATSGSLFGSVSGDGRCVFNTPRSNQDTSGSLFGSVSGDGRSVFNTSRSNQATSGSLFGSRPAPTPSQHTLCGFGSAQFGSASFGSGGGFGQTMTPPSSSEGLLINTNPKFTSGQHYWEIEVGHRDYWELGIKDNFLKYGRKKYAIRGPNSTTKVPFEVKPRKIGIYLNCSAKKLSFYNADNMTHIHTMSSIVMPKSLSAYVNISTAAADANPLTVCWY, from the exons ATGGCGTCTGCTGTATACTCTGAAGATCTGACCTGTCCTATCTGTCTGACTATCTTCACTGACCCAGTGACTCTTCTCTGTGGACACTCTTTCTGCAGAGGTTGTATTACAGATGTTCTCAGTTCACAGCACCAGTGTCCACAGTGCCGGACTTCTGTTGCAACAGAAGGGACATGTCTTCCAACCAGCTATATATTGAAAAACCTCGCGGAAAAGGCAAAAGAAGCTGTGAAGACAAAGAAAGAGCGCGGACACGAGAAAGAG GCGGCTGAGCTGTGCCCAGAGCATGACGAAAAGCTGAAACTGTTCTGCGTCACAGATCAGCTGCTAGCTTGTATCATatgcagagatggagagagacatGAAGGACACAAGTTTAAACCAATCAAAGAAGCAGCTGCATCTCTGAGACAGGAGTTACAGGAGGGTGTACAGAGCTGTGCTGGTGATGTCCTGGCTACAGAGAGCCTAGCCAACACACAGAGGGAAGAAATAAGACAAACCAAAGAGAAGTCTCAGCAGCTGATGACCCAAATCCACAGGCAGTTTGAGGAGATGCACCAGTTtctgagaaagagagaagatgaGATAAAGAATGAGCTGAAAAACAAAGAGGAAGATGCTGTTGAGAAAATGAATGAGAGCTTAAAAGCTCTAGAAACAGCTTTGTCTCAGAGCAGAGAGCTGGAGGTGAAACTGACATCAGTTCTAAAAATTGAAGACTCAGAGAAGTTCTTAAAGAGCTGGACTGAAGCTAGCAGCTTGATGACTTCACAACAGTTATTGAGGCCCAAAGCAAATGATCTCCAAGTGGTGAAGACCTCTCTCTCTTTGGGGCCTTATGAAAGCCACCTGCAGTTCTTTGTGTGGAAGGAGATGCTTCAGGTGGTCCAGCCCCGAGCTGAGCTGGTCTCACTGAAGAGCAACAGTACAGACATCACTGTGTCTGGTGATGGGCGGAGTGTGTTTTGTACTCCCAGAAGCAACCAAGATACATCAGGTGACTCCTATGGTTTTACTTCTGCCAGAGGAACCAGCCCACACCCAGCCGAAGCTCCTGCTTTTGCTTCTGCAGCAGGATTCAGCAAACAAGCTGCTTCTCGTTTTGGTTCTAGGGGAAGATTGGTCACCCCCTTAGCTACAGGTTTTAATTTTGGTGGATTTGGAGGATTCAGCCAAACCATGACCGCTCCTTCTTCAATTGAAGGATTATTAATCAACACAAATCCTGAGTTTACTTCAAGGCAGCATTACTGGGAAATAGAGGTTGGACAAAGGGATTATTGGGAACTAGGAATTAAAGATAACTTCCTGAAATATGATGGCCAAAAATATGCCACCTGTGATCTAAATTTCAACACAGAGCTTTCATTTGAAGACAGACCGCGGAAGATTGGGATTTACCTAAACTGCTCAGCCAAGAAGCTCTCCTTCTACAATGCAGACAACATGACACATATTCACACTATGAGCTCCATTGTCATGGCCAAGTCACTGTCAGCATATGTTAAGATTAGaagcgcagcagcagcagatgctAACCCTCTGACAGTGTGCTGGTACT ACCTCCGCTGTATGGGGCTGGTGAAAAGCAGATT AGCAAAGAGAGAAACCATGGCGTCTGCTTTATACTCTGAAGATCTGACCTGTCCTATCTGTCTGACTATCTTCACTGACCCAGTGACTCTTCCCTGCGGACACTCGTTCTGCAGAGGTTGTATTACAGATGTTCTCAGTTCACAGCACCAGTGTCCACAGTGCCGGACAGCTGTTGCAACAGAAGGGACATGTCTTCCAACCAGCTATATATTGAAAAACCTCGCGGAAAGGGCAAAAGAAGCTGAGAAGACAAACAAAGAGCGCGGACACGAGAAAGAG ATCCCTGgactgcaaaacaaacaaataaagaatGATGCAACTTCATATGAGGAA gcggCTGAGCTGTGCACAGAGCATGACGAAAAGCTGAAACTGTTCTGTGTCACAGATCAGCTGCTAGCTTGTATCATATGCAGAGATGGGGAGAGACATGAAGGACACAAGTTTAAACCAATCAAAGAAGCAGCTGCATCTCTGAGACAGGAGTTACAGGAGGGTGTACAGAGCTGTGCTGGTGATGTCCTGGCTACAGAGAGCCTAGCCAACACACAGAGggaagaaataacaaaaaccaaAGAGAAGTCTCAGCAGCTGATGACCCAAATCCACAGGCAGTTTGAGGAGATGCACCAGCTtctgagaaagagagaagatgaGATAAAGAATGAGCTGAAAAACAAAGAGGAAGATGCTGTTGAGAAGATGAATGAGAGCTTAAAAGCTCTAGAAACAGCTTTGTCTCAGAGCAGAGAGCTGGAGGTGAAACTGACATCAGTTCTGAAAATTGAAGGCTCAGAGAAGTTCTTAAAGAGCTGGACTGAAGCTAACAGTTTGATGACTTCACAACAGTTATTGAGGCCCAAAGCAAATGATCTCCAAGTGGTGAAGACCTCTCTCTCTTTGGGGCCTTATGAAAGCCACCTGCAGTTCTTTGTGTGGAAGGAGATGCTTCAGGTGGTCCAGCCCCGAGCTGAGCTGGTCTCACTGAAGAGCAACAGTACAGACATCACTGTGTCTGGTGATGGGCGGAGTGTGTTTAATACTCCCAGAAGCAAACAAGCTACATCAGGTTCCCTCTTTGGTTCAGTGTCTGGTGATGGGCGGAGTGTGTTTAATACTCCCAGAAGCAACCAAGCTACATCAGGTTCCCTCTTTGGTTCAGTGTCTGGTGATGGGCGGAGTGTGTTTAATACTCCCAGAAGCAACCAAGCTACATCAGGTTCCCTCTTTGGTTCAGTGTCTGGTGATGGGCGGTGTGTGTTTAATACTCCCAGAAGCAACCAAGATACATCAGGTTCCCTCTTTGGTTCAGTGTCTGGTGATGGCCGGAGTGTGTTTAATACTTCCAGAAGCAACCAAGCTACATCAGGTTCCCTCTTTGGTTCTCGTCCCGCCCCAACACCCAGCCAACACACACTTTGTGGTTTTGGTTCTGCTCAGTTTGGTTCTGCTTCTTTTGGTTCTGGGGGAGGATTTGGCCAAACCATGACCCCTCCTTCTTCAAGTGAAGGATTATTAATCAACACAAATCCTAAATTCACTTCAGGACAGCATTACTGGGAAATAGAGGTTGGACACAGGGATTATTGGGAACTAGGAATTAAAGATAACTTCCTGAAATATGGTCGCAAAAAATATGCCATCCGTGGTCCAAATTCAACCACAAAGGTTCCATTTGAAGTCAAACCTCGGAAGATTGGGATTTACCTAAACTGCTCAGCCAAGAAGCTCTCCTTCTACAATGCAGACAACATGACACATATTCACACTATGAGCTCCATTGTCATGCCCAAGTCACTGTCAGCATATGTTAACAttagcacagcagcagcagatgctAACCCTCTGACAGTGTGCTGGTACTGA